One Halichoerus grypus chromosome 1, mHalGry1.hap1.1, whole genome shotgun sequence genomic region harbors:
- the LOC118553244 gene encoding olfactory receptor 7D2: protein MEAGNRTEVLEFILLGVSEDPELQPFIFGLFLSMFLVTVLGNLLIILAICSEPHLHTPMYFFLSNLSLVDICFSTTIVPKMLVNIHTENKAISYMDCLTQVYFSMFFPILDTLLLTIMAYDRFVAICRPLHYTVIMNPRLCGLLVFVTWFVGVMTSLLHISLMMHLSFCQDLEIPHFFCELTQILKLACSDTFLNSALIYFMTGVLGVFPLVGILFSYSQIASSIRKVPSSGGKQKAFSTCGSHLSVVSLFYGTGVGVYFTSAVTHSPQKVSVASVMYTVVTPMLNPFIYSLRNKDVKGALRRLLSRATSRLSWISWPQD, encoded by the coding sequence ATGGAAGCAGGAAACCGAACAGAAGTTTTAGAGTTCATCCTCCTTGGGGTCTCTGAGGATCCAGAATTACAGCCCTTCATATTTGGGCTATTCCTGTCCATGTTCCTGGTCACTGTGCTCGGGAACCTGCTCATCATCCTGGCCATCTGCTCTGAGccccacctccacacccccatgtacttcttcctctccaaccTGTCCTTGGTTGACATCTGTTTCAGCACCACCATAGTGCCCAAGATGCTGGTGAACATCCATACAGAGAACAAAGCCATCTCCTATATGGACTGCCTCACGCAGGtctatttttccatgttttttcctATCCTGGACACTCTACTCCTGACTATAATGGCCTATGACCGGTTTGTGGCCATCTGCCGCCCCCTGCACTACACGGTCATCATGAACCCACGCCTCTGTGGCCTGCTGGTTTTTGTGACCTGGTTCGTTGGTGTCATGACATCTCTTCTTCACATCTCTCTGATGATGCATCTGAGCTTCTGCCAAGATCTTGAAATTCCACATTTCTTCTGTGAACTGACACAGATTCTCAAGTTGGCCTGCTCTGATACCTTCCTGAACAGCGCATTGATATATTTTATGACTGGTGTGCTGGGTGTTTTTCCCCTTGTTGGGATCCTTTTCTCCTACTCACAGATTGCTTCATCGATAAGGAAGGTGCCTTCATCGGGGGGAAAGCAAAAAGCATTTTCCACCTGTGGGTCTCACCTCTCAgtggtttctttattttatggAACAGGTGTTGGGGTCTACTTCACTTCTGCAGTAACTCACTCCCCCCAGAAAGTCTCAGTGGCTTCAGTAATGTATACTGTGGTCACCCCCATGCTGAACCCCTTCATCTACAGCCTGAGGAACAAGGATGTGAAGGGGGCTCTGCGAAGGCTTCTCAGTAGAGCAACCTCTCGTCTGTCATGGATCTCTTGGCCCCAGGACTAA